The Paracoccus sp. MC1862 genome includes a window with the following:
- a CDS encoding ABC transporter ATP-binding protein — protein MTPATPRVSGEVPGLFGPLALALEPGRLTCLLGASGVGKSTLLRLLAGLPTGVEFRGEVSTVPCALMGQDAGLFSWLTVAQNVGLGSRLRRQRGDPARVATLIEAVGLEGLEDRLPAQLSGGQRQRVALARTLAEDRPLVLLDEPFSALDARLRLETGDMAAALLRDRTVLMVTHDPPEAARLGDRIVVMTPGGLHDHPAPPGPVPRRHDAPEVLAAQATLTDRLLA, from the coding sequence ATGACCCCGGCCACCCCGCGGGTCTCGGGCGAGGTGCCGGGGCTGTTCGGGCCGCTGGCGCTGGCGCTGGAACCAGGGCGGCTGACCTGCCTGCTGGGGGCCTCGGGCGTCGGCAAGTCCACGCTGCTGCGGCTGCTGGCCGGGCTGCCGACAGGGGTCGAATTCAGGGGCGAGGTCTCAACCGTCCCCTGCGCGCTGATGGGGCAGGACGCGGGGTTGTTTTCCTGGCTGACGGTCGCGCAGAACGTGGGCCTCGGCTCGCGCCTGCGGCGGCAGCGCGGCGATCCCGCCCGCGTCGCCACGCTGATCGAGGCCGTTGGGCTGGAAGGGTTGGAGGACCGCCTGCCCGCGCAGCTTTCAGGCGGCCAGCGGCAGCGGGTAGCGCTGGCCCGCACACTGGCCGAGGACCGGCCGCTGGTGCTGCTGGACGAGCCCTTCTCGGCGCTGGATGCGCGCCTGCGGCTTGAAACCGGCGACATGGCGGCGGCGCTGCTGCGGGACAGGACCGTGCTGATGGTCACGCATGACCCCCCCGAGGCCGCGCGCTTGGGCGACCGCATCGTGGTCATGACACCCGGGGGCCTGCACGACCACCCTGCCCCGCCCGGCCCCGTGCCGCGCCGCCACGACGCGCCCGAGGTGCTGGCCGCGCAGGCCACCCTGACGGACAGGCTGCTCGCATGA
- the thiO gene encoding glycine oxidase ThiO has translation MTGRFTILGAGVMGLAVATELASRGHAVALVDPALGPGGHGCSWWAGGMLAPFCEFESAEEPVLRHGRAVIDWWESHTGGVTRNGTLVVALGRDRAELDRFARRTEGFEVLGADRIAGLEPDLGDRFDRALFFAAEAHLDPRAAMAALQSGLMARGIAVAAELPGDAGEVIDCRGLSARDILPDLRGVRGEMLVLRCPEVKLSRPVRLLHPRVPIYLVPRGDGVFMLGATMIESDRRGVVTARSVLELLSAAYALNPAFGEAEILELGADARPAFPDNLPRIGRADGRLYANGLYRHGYLLAPSVARQLADHIETGEKPEFWHETDDQR, from the coding sequence GTGACCGGGCGCTTCACCATCCTTGGCGCCGGGGTCATGGGGCTGGCGGTCGCGACGGAACTCGCCTCTCGCGGTCATGCCGTTGCGCTGGTGGACCCGGCGCTCGGACCCGGCGGGCACGGCTGTTCCTGGTGGGCGGGCGGGATGCTCGCGCCCTTCTGCGAATTCGAAAGCGCCGAGGAGCCGGTCCTGCGCCATGGCCGGGCCGTTATCGACTGGTGGGAGAGCCACACGGGCGGCGTTACCCGAAACGGCACGCTTGTGGTGGCGCTGGGGCGCGACCGGGCGGAGCTGGACCGCTTCGCCCGCCGCACCGAGGGCTTCGAGGTTCTGGGCGCCGACCGCATCGCCGGACTGGAACCCGATCTGGGCGACCGCTTCGACCGCGCCCTGTTCTTTGCGGCCGAGGCGCATCTGGACCCGCGCGCCGCCATGGCCGCGCTGCAGTCCGGCCTGATGGCGCGGGGCATTGCCGTCGCGGCGGAACTGCCCGGGGACGCGGGCGAGGTCATCGACTGCCGCGGCCTTTCCGCCCGCGACATCCTGCCGGACCTGCGCGGGGTCCGGGGCGAGATGCTGGTGCTGCGCTGCCCCGAGGTGAAACTGTCGCGGCCCGTCCGGCTTTTGCATCCGCGCGTTCCCATCTATCTTGTTCCCCGCGGCGACGGAGTCTTCATGCTGGGGGCAACGATGATCGAAAGCGACCGGCGCGGCGTCGTGACCGCGCGCTCGGTGCTGGAACTGCTCAGCGCGGCTTATGCGCTGAACCCGGCCTTCGGCGAGGCCGAGATCCTCGAACTGGGCGCCGATGCGCGCCCGGCGTTCCCCGACAACCTTCCCCGCATCGGCCGTGCCGATGGCCGCCTTTACGCCAATGGCCTTTACCGCCACGGCTATCTGCTTGCGCCCTCGGTCGCCCGGCAGCTTGCCGACCATATCGAGACGGGCGAGAAACCGGAGTTCTGGCATGAAACTGACGATCAACGGTGA
- a CDS encoding HesA/MoeB/ThiF family protein has product MILPEVGEAGQARLRGARLLVVGAGGLGSPAIMYLAGAGVGALTIVDPDVVETTNLHRQPIHAGRVGWNKADSARAFVAALDPGVSVTPVLQMLRPANAAALVAGMDVVLDCGDSFAMSYILSDACMAAGVPLISASALGLTGYCGGFCGGTPSLRAVFPDLPERAATCATAGVLGPIVGMLGTTQAQMALAVLLGLEHSPLGQLVTLGTGLRWGGFRFDGAPEPEGGFRFIDTSDIREGDFVLELRGEDEAPTPVHPAALRADPAAPPQPPEGTRAVIACRSGLRAWRAARILAASHPDIVLIATGDR; this is encoded by the coding sequence ATGATCCTGCCCGAGGTGGGGGAGGCGGGACAGGCGCGGCTGCGGGGCGCGCGGCTTCTCGTTGTCGGCGCGGGCGGGCTCGGATCGCCGGCGATCATGTATCTGGCGGGTGCGGGCGTGGGGGCGCTGACCATCGTCGATCCCGACGTGGTCGAGACGACCAACCTGCACCGCCAGCCGATCCATGCCGGACGGGTCGGGTGGAACAAGGCCGACTCGGCGCGGGCCTTCGTCGCGGCGCTCGATCCCGGCGTGTCCGTGACGCCTGTGCTGCAGATGCTGAGGCCTGCGAACGCCGCGGCGCTGGTCGCCGGCATGGATGTTGTGCTGGACTGCGGCGACAGCTTTGCGATGAGCTACATCCTCTCGGACGCCTGCATGGCGGCGGGGGTGCCGCTGATCTCGGCATCGGCGCTGGGGCTGACGGGCTATTGCGGCGGCTTCTGCGGCGGGACGCCGAGCCTGCGTGCGGTGTTCCCCGACCTGCCCGAGCGGGCGGCGACCTGCGCGACCGCCGGTGTGCTTGGCCCCATTGTCGGGATGCTGGGCACCACGCAGGCGCAGATGGCGCTAGCGGTGCTGCTGGGGCTGGAGCACTCGCCCCTGGGCCAACTGGTCACGCTGGGGACGGGCCTGCGCTGGGGCGGCTTCCGCTTCGACGGTGCGCCCGAGCCCGAGGGCGGCTTCCGCTTCATCGACACCAGCGACATCCGCGAGGGCGACTTCGTGCTGGAACTGCGCGGAGAGGACGAGGCCCCGACGCCCGTCCATCCCGCCGCCCTGCGCGCCGACCCCGCCGCCCCGCCGCAGCCGCCGGAAGGAACGCGCGCCGTCATCGCCTGCCGGTCGGGCCTGCGGGCATGGCGGGCGGCCCGCATCCTTGCGGCCTCGCATCCCGACATCGTCCTGATCGCCACCGGAGACCGCTGA
- a CDS encoding thiazole synthase, with translation MPVFYGKSISSPLMLGTAQYPSPAILAAAFSASGAGVATVSLRRESGGGQDFLRLIEKLDVALLPNTAGCHTVKEAVTTAQMARELLRTNWIKLEVIGHDDLLAPDVFALVEAARELSSQGFRVFPYCTEDLSVCDRLLRAGCEVLMPWGAPIGSGLGLNNPLGLRALRAAFPDVPLVIDAGIGRPSHAAAAMEMGFDAVLLNTAVAKAGDPVTMAHAMAQALDAGRAAFLADPIDEREMATPSTPLIGKAFLQ, from the coding sequence ATGCCGGTCTTCTACGGCAAGTCCATATCCTCGCCGCTGATGCTGGGCACCGCGCAGTATCCCAGCCCGGCGATCCTGGCCGCGGCCTTCAGCGCCTCTGGCGCAGGCGTCGCCACCGTCTCGCTGCGCCGGGAATCGGGCGGGGGGCAGGACTTCCTGCGCCTGATCGAGAAACTGGATGTCGCGCTTCTGCCGAACACCGCGGGCTGCCACACGGTGAAGGAAGCTGTGACCACCGCCCAGATGGCGCGCGAACTGTTGCGGACGAACTGGATCAAGCTCGAGGTCATCGGCCATGACGACCTGCTGGCCCCCGATGTCTTCGCACTGGTCGAGGCCGCGCGGGAACTGTCCTCGCAGGGCTTCAGGGTCTTCCCTTATTGCACCGAGGACCTGTCGGTCTGCGACCGGCTTCTGCGCGCCGGATGCGAGGTGCTGATGCCCTGGGGGGCGCCCATCGGCTCGGGGCTGGGGCTGAACAACCCGCTGGGCCTGCGGGCGCTGCGGGCGGCCTTCCCGGACGTGCCGCTGGTGATCGACGCCGGCATCGGGCGGCCGAGCCACGCGGCGGCGGCCATGGAGATGGGCTTCGACGCGGTGCTGCTGAACACCGCCGTCGCCAAGGCGGGCGACCCGGTGACGATGGCCCACGCGATGGCGCAGGCGCTCGATGCCGGCCGCGCGGCCTTCCTTGCCGACCCGATTGACGAGCGCGAGATGGCGACGCCCTCGACGCCCCTGATCGGCAAGGCGTTCCTGCAGTGA
- a CDS encoding thiamine phosphate synthase, with translation MQGLPPFYPIFDSAEWIARALAVGTRMVQLRIKDAPEDALRAEIASARDHARTAGAILVVNDHWRLAIELGCDWLHLGQEDLDEADLPAIRAAGLRLGLSTHDDAELDRALSLRPDYVALGPVWPTILKKMPWAPQGLDRVAEWKRRVGDVPLVAIGGLTPERGRAALDAGADVVSAVTDITLNPDPDMRMREWLRAVA, from the coding sequence ATGCAAGGGTTGCCGCCCTTCTATCCGATCTTCGATTCCGCCGAGTGGATTGCGCGGGCGCTGGCGGTGGGCACGCGCATGGTCCAGCTTCGCATCAAGGATGCCCCCGAGGATGCGCTGCGGGCCGAGATCGCGTCGGCGCGCGACCATGCCCGCACGGCGGGGGCGATCCTTGTCGTCAACGATCACTGGCGGTTGGCCATCGAGCTTGGCTGCGACTGGCTGCATCTGGGGCAGGAGGATCTGGACGAAGCCGACCTGCCCGCGATCCGCGCCGCCGGGCTGCGGCTGGGCCTGTCCACCCATGACGATGCCGAGCTTGATCGCGCCCTGTCGCTGCGGCCCGATTATGTCGCGCTCGGCCCGGTCTGGCCCACGATCCTGAAGAAGATGCCATGGGCGCCGCAGGGGCTGGACCGCGTGGCGGAATGGAAGCGACGGGTGGGCGACGTGCCGCTGGTCGCCATTGGCGGCTTGACCCCCGAACGGGGCCGGGCGGCGCTGGATGCCGGGGCGGATGTCGTCTCGGCGGTGACGGACATCACGCTGAATCCTGATCCCGACATGCGGATGCGGGAATGGCTGAGGGCGGTGGCATGA
- the tenA gene encoding thiaminase II — MTYYGRSFAAWRTSADAWDDYVRHPFVQGLGDGTLPRDAFLRYLVQDYRFLIHFSRAWALGAVKAGTLAEMRACIATVDALVNHEMPLHIRLCAEAGITADQLERTPEAPENLAYTRYVLEAGYSGDFLDLLAALAPCVLGYGEIGARLAREGANTPYRDWIETYAAEDYQRTCREVGALIDGAVAARLGDAPETLPRWGGLADHFATATRLEAAFWGLGRA; from the coding sequence ATGACGTATTATGGCCGCAGCTTCGCCGCATGGCGCACATCGGCTGATGCGTGGGACGACTATGTGCGCCATCCCTTCGTGCAGGGCTTGGGCGACGGGACGCTGCCGCGCGACGCGTTCCTGCGCTATCTGGTGCAGGACTACCGCTTCCTGATCCACTTCAGCCGCGCCTGGGCCTTGGGCGCGGTCAAGGCGGGGACGCTGGCCGAGATGCGCGCCTGCATCGCCACGGTGGATGCGCTGGTCAACCACGAGATGCCGCTGCACATCCGTCTCTGCGCCGAGGCTGGCATTACGGCGGACCAGCTTGAGCGCACGCCCGAGGCGCCCGAAAATCTCGCCTATACGCGCTATGTGCTGGAAGCGGGCTACAGCGGCGATTTCCTCGACCTGCTGGCGGCGCTCGCGCCCTGCGTGCTGGGCTATGGCGAGATTGGCGCGCGGCTTGCCCGGGAAGGCGCGAACACCCCCTACCGCGACTGGATCGAGACCTATGCGGCCGAGGATTATCAGCGTACCTGCCGCGAGGTCGGAGCACTGATCGACGGTGCCGTGGCCGCACGTCTGGGTGATGCGCCCGAGACGCTGCCGCGCTGGGGCGGGCTGGCGGATCACTTCGCCACGGCAACGCGGCTCGAAGCGGCGTTCTGGGGGTTGGGTCGGGCATGA
- the thiS gene encoding sulfur carrier protein ThiS, whose amino-acid sequence MKLTINGETKEIEAATVAEALAVLDLGDARVATALNGQFVPADARPGTELSPGDTLEILSPMQGG is encoded by the coding sequence ATGAAACTGACGATCAACGGTGAAACGAAAGAGATCGAGGCGGCCACCGTCGCCGAGGCGCTGGCCGTGCTGGACCTGGGCGATGCAAGGGTCGCGACGGCGCTGAACGGGCAGTTCGTCCCGGCGGACGCACGACCGGGGACGGAACTGTCGCCCGGCGACACGCTTGAGATCCTGTCGCCGATGCAGGGAGGCTGA
- the thiD gene encoding bifunctional hydroxymethylpyrimidine kinase/phosphomethylpyrimidine kinase — protein sequence MAIALTIAGSDSGGGAGIQADLKTFSALGVYGASVLTAITAQNTRAVTRVEGVSPQMIRAQIEAVFDDLNIGAVKIGMLGTAAATRAVAEALEGRRLPLVLDPVMIAKSGDRLIEDDAIAALRELLMPRATVLTPNLPEAARLLGRTVAGDTTEAEAQGRTLAALGSKWVLMKGGHAEGETCTDLLVGPETRTFTAPRIRTKNSHGTGCSLSSAIAAGLALGRPVPEAVERAHQWLQGAIAAADSLRVGSGHGPVHHFHEWWTA from the coding sequence ATGGCGATCGCGCTGACCATCGCGGGGTCCGACAGCGGCGGCGGGGCCGGCATCCAGGCCGATCTCAAGACATTCTCGGCGCTGGGCGTCTATGGCGCCAGCGTCCTGACTGCGATCACCGCGCAGAACACCCGTGCCGTGACCCGCGTGGAAGGCGTTTCTCCGCAGATGATCCGCGCCCAGATCGAGGCCGTCTTTGACGACCTGAACATCGGCGCGGTGAAAATCGGGATGCTGGGGACCGCAGCCGCCACAAGGGCCGTGGCCGAGGCGCTGGAAGGACGCAGGCTGCCGCTGGTCCTCGATCCGGTGATGATCGCCAAATCGGGCGACCGGCTGATCGAGGATGACGCCATTGCCGCGTTGCGCGAGTTGCTGATGCCGCGCGCCACGGTCCTGACCCCAAACCTGCCGGAAGCCGCGCGGCTGCTGGGCCGCACCGTGGCCGGGGACACGACCGAGGCCGAGGCGCAGGGACGTACGCTGGCTGCGCTGGGCAGCAAATGGGTGCTGATGAAGGGCGGTCATGCCGAGGGCGAGACCTGCACCGACCTGCTGGTCGGCCCCGAGACCCGCACCTTCACCGCGCCGCGCATCCGCACGAAGAACAGCCACGGCACCGGCTGCTCGCTGTCCTCGGCCATCGCGGCGGGGCTGGCGCTTGGCCGGCCGGTCCCCGAGGCCGTGGAACGCGCTCATCAGTGGTTGCAGGGTGCAATTGCCGCCGCGGACAGCCTGCGGGTGGGCAGCGGCCATGGTCCGGTGCATCACTTCCACGAATGGTGGACGGCGTGA
- a CDS encoding ABC transporter substrate-binding protein encodes MKHLLTAALMVLATPALAQDRLTLMLDWFVNPDHAPIVIAQERGFFTDAGLEVEIVSPADPADPPKLVAAGRADLGISYQPQLHLQVHEGLPLRRVGTLIGMPLNCLMVRADGPVQEVTDLKGRKIGYSVAGVEQALVSALLATEGMTLDDVEMVNVNWALTSALLSGQVDATIGSYRNFEVTQMRLAGGEGRCLFLEEEGLPAYDELIFLANPERMDLDRVNRFLSALERGTQFMLNHPEEAREIFADHAPDLSDELNTQAWEDTFGRFSLSPAALDHGRYRRFEQFLLDAGLIDEVWPVERLALDPGTAE; translated from the coding sequence ATGAAGCACCTTCTGACAGCCGCGCTGATGGTGCTGGCCACGCCTGCGCTGGCGCAGGACAGGCTGACGCTGATGCTCGACTGGTTCGTGAATCCCGACCACGCCCCCATCGTGATCGCGCAGGAACGCGGCTTCTTCACCGATGCCGGGCTTGAGGTCGAGATCGTTTCTCCCGCCGATCCTGCCGACCCGCCCAAGCTGGTGGCGGCGGGCCGCGCCGATCTGGGGATCAGCTACCAGCCGCAACTGCACCTTCAGGTGCATGAGGGACTGCCCTTGCGCCGCGTCGGCACCCTGATCGGGATGCCGCTGAACTGCCTGATGGTGCGCGCGGACGGGCCGGTTCAGGAAGTGACCGATCTCAAGGGCCGCAAGATCGGCTATTCGGTCGCCGGGGTCGAGCAGGCGCTGGTCTCGGCCCTGTTGGCGACCGAAGGCATGACGCTGGACGATGTCGAGATGGTCAACGTCAACTGGGCCCTGACCTCGGCGCTTCTGTCGGGGCAGGTGGACGCCACCATCGGCAGCTACCGCAATTTCGAGGTGACGCAGATGCGGCTGGCGGGCGGCGAGGGCCGCTGCCTGTTCCTTGAGGAAGAGGGCCTGCCTGCCTATGACGAACTGATCTTTCTGGCCAATCCCGAGCGCATGGACCTTGACCGGGTGAACCGCTTCCTGTCCGCCTTGGAACGCGGCACGCAGTTCATGCTGAACCACCCTGAGGAGGCGCGCGAGATCTTCGCGGACCACGCCCCCGACCTGTCGGACGAGCTGAACACCCAGGCGTGGGAGGACACCTTTGGCCGCTTCTCGCTGTCGCCTGCCGCGCTGGACCACGGCCGCTATCGCCGCTTCGAGCAGTTCCTGCTGGACGCCGGGCTGATCGACGAGGTCTGGCCGGTCGAGCGGCTCGCGCTCGATCCGGGGACGGCGGAATGA